A section of the Roseivirga sp. BDSF3-8 genome encodes:
- a CDS encoding GIY-YIG nuclease family protein has protein sequence MFTVYVIYAKAFDKIYIGYTSDLQQRILSHNKLAKKGWTIRFRPWVIIHTEQFSTKAEAMMREKQLKSSRGRSFIRESILPKN, from the coding sequence ATGTTCACCGTTTACGTTATTTACGCAAAAGCTTTCGATAAAATCTATATCGGCTATACGTCTGACCTTCAGCAAAGAATCCTATCGCATAACAAACTGGCAAAAAAAGGGTGGACTATTAGGTTCAGGCCATGGGTAATCATACACACTGAACAGTTCAGTACTAAAGCCGAGGCAATGATGAGGGAAAAACAACTGAAGTCCAGCCGGGGAAGAAGCTTTATCAGAGAATCCATTTTACCCAAAAACTAG
- a CDS encoding ATP-binding protein codes for MTHHLAEKDILQVESELDWLSRIIVFRLTKPEAKIDFQDIAHAPDLKEGTHYMAFVEKYEWGPSERLALALGIAAVYKPEVLLPFTEKFKDTALQYRFGGNVRERSISFTPTVRTIWFLLSGNDPVLIQHYRHVLHGKHRLFRDDILRFTGSTESMALPHREVEIDDRFLDYFIGEPYPRLDNETDFPATLSETPLSFEDVVLPDKVKAELEDLTKFIRNRHKLRALGDIRKRLKTSYVVIFSGEPGTGKTVTARTIGKKYGMPVYIVNLSRIVSKYIGETEKNLERVFDRFDGQDCILFFDEADALFGKRTEVKDSKDRYANQEVAFLLQKIEAFEGIVILATNVNDVQQSFDKAFQRRIRRQIKFEFPTEAERLLLWEKTLPAPFAYEESLAQKLARNYQLTGSNIHNITSDVIIEALDQDTKMVTFDMVEPYLKTEFQKRGMKYEVTTDDMVQKSPQKRLGNVYRRNF; via the coding sequence GTGACTCATCATCTCGCAGAAAAAGACATTTTACAGGTCGAGTCCGAACTGGACTGGCTATCCCGTATAATCGTATTTCGCCTCACTAAGCCGGAAGCAAAGATCGATTTTCAAGACATAGCCCATGCTCCTGACCTAAAAGAAGGTACCCATTACATGGCCTTTGTGGAAAAATACGAGTGGGGCCCTTCCGAAAGGCTTGCCCTGGCCCTCGGTATCGCCGCAGTGTATAAGCCTGAAGTATTACTCCCCTTCACTGAAAAATTTAAGGATACAGCCCTGCAGTACCGGTTTGGCGGCAACGTCCGGGAGCGCAGCATAAGCTTTACACCCACCGTACGTACCATATGGTTTCTACTTTCAGGAAATGACCCTGTTCTCATACAACATTACCGGCACGTACTTCATGGTAAGCATCGCCTTTTCCGTGATGACATTTTACGTTTTACCGGGAGTACGGAATCAATGGCCCTTCCCCATCGTGAGGTTGAAATAGACGACCGTTTTCTGGATTACTTCATCGGTGAGCCATATCCCCGCCTGGACAATGAAACCGATTTTCCTGCTACCTTATCCGAAACACCGCTAAGCTTTGAGGATGTAGTGCTACCGGACAAGGTAAAAGCAGAGCTCGAAGACCTCACCAAGTTCATCCGTAACAGGCATAAGCTCAGAGCCCTTGGTGATATTCGCAAAAGACTTAAAACAAGCTATGTCGTCATATTCAGCGGGGAACCCGGCACAGGTAAGACGGTAACCGCCCGCACCATCGGCAAAAAATACGGCATGCCCGTGTATATCGTAAACCTAAGCCGCATTGTAAGCAAATACATCGGGGAGACCGAAAAAAACCTCGAGCGCGTATTCGACCGGTTTGATGGCCAGGACTGCATCCTGTTCTTCGATGAGGCAGATGCATTGTTCGGCAAAAGAACAGAAGTAAAAGACAGCAAAGACCGTTACGCCAACCAGGAAGTCGCCTTTTTGCTTCAAAAGATAGAAGCCTTTGAGGGCATCGTCATACTCGCCACCAATGTAAACGATGTACAGCAGTCATTTGACAAAGCATTTCAGCGCCGTATCCGCAGGCAAATAAAATTTGAGTTCCCTACCGAGGCAGAACGGCTTCTGCTTTGGGAGAAAACCCTTCCTGCCCCCTTCGCCTACGAAGAGAGCCTGGCACAAAAGCTCGCCCGCAACTATCAGCTTACCGGCTCCAACATCCATAATATAACTTCAGATGTGATCATTGAGGCCCTCGACCAGGACACGAAAATGGTAACCTTTGATATGGTCGAGCCTTATCTGAAAACAGAATTCCAGAAGCGCGGCATGAAATACGAAGTCACCACCGATGACATGGTGCAGAAAAGCCCCCAGAAGCGCCTGGGCAATGTATACAGAAGAAATTTTTGA
- a CDS encoding GIY-YIG nuclease family protein has protein sequence MFTVYVIYAKAFDKIYIGYTSDLQQRILSHNKLAKKGWTIRFRPWVIIHTEQFSTKAEAMMREKQLKSSRGRSFIRESILPKN, from the coding sequence ATGTTCACCGTTTACGTTATTTACGCAAAAGCTTTCGATAAAATCTATATCGGCTATACGTCTGACCTTCAGCAAAGAATCCTATCCCATAACAAACTGGCAAAAAAAGGGTGGACTATTAGGTTCAGGCCATGGGTAATCATACACACTGAACAGTTCAGTACTAAAGCCGAGGCAATGATGAGGGAAAAACAACTGAAGTCCAGCCGGGGAAGAAGCTTTATCAGAGAATCCATTTTACCCAAAAACTAG
- a CDS encoding PAS domain S-box protein produces MKDHDRMSGSSPHVPTLGPLFNYADEGMCLIKMVFDEEGEPVDFIFLEVNPNFESHTGLKGVAGKSILELIPDYDADSLITYGRVAEKGEPVKFEKFSEHLGKRWFSINAFPVGSRDSGLVGLVFKDISESKSTEIALEQSEDRFQNLFNSIYEGFCVIKVLFDKHHNAYDYQFIESNPAFTKHTGLIDPVGKTALELVPNLEKHWIETYGRVATTGERIRFEQGSEALGRWFDVEAFSVGNEGYVALLFTDITKRRKAEIALKESEKRFRTFADTAPAPLWVTNAQSKCTFISQEWTEITGMPYEESLGFGWLDAVHPDDFEEIRKDFLEYNRQEVPFRLEYRLRLKSGEYHHVIDAGKPTWDDQGKFSGYVGSIIDIDDRKKVEEALRENEALVNTTMDQLPVGVSVAAAPSGELLFQNEAAKQILGHDKIETKNISGYSRYHALHRDGTPLKYNEYPLAKALKGIVTQQEEVLYRKGDGSLITLIINSAPVHDDKGRIIRGVSTFQDITELRRARESVKLSEAHLKLIMESATDYAIFTMDTDLYITDWNAGAEQIIGYDREEVMGKSGNIIYLDNGGEDKLSNKARIAQTKGKVESEGWYRRKDGSRFYGRGTIMPLRIKGEDYPGYLKILTDYSERREMEEALRRAKEEAEKASNAKDEFLAHMSHEIRTPLNAIIGLSNLLMHKNQEGQLAEDINTIKFSADNLRMLVDDILDFSKIQAGKIDIEHTPLDLRNLLHSLEKAHSLRADEQNNKLVLTITDDVPEIICTDSLRLSQIINNLLSNAIKFTENGHVWLSVRVSAQEDKTAWLDFEVKDTGCGIPADKQSLIFEKFIQADISTVRNYGGTGLGLSITKLLLEIMGSSIHVSSTVGEGSSFYFKLPVEICQPVENRDTDTKGHGEEASGKLRLLIVEDSEINRMVLLQFLELWGEFETDEAINGMEAMNKCAASVYDVILMDVRMPIMDGYQAAQKIKSQKDNANASTPIIALTADTPAELKKNAEANYFDDVITKPFDPEDLRAKIFAHAAKDRVSVPVIALPETYPSSRGFFSKRVTPEPSLHKINELFRGNIEGMKRLIRNTLHDFESLYDEYLLALEQQNPGLMKELLHVRKPMLDLLDLTQVVHRLDSIEVSVSQGVDQAGMEILVEESKTLMRNVIDSVRLKLEKLEES; encoded by the coding sequence GTGAAAGATCATGATCGGATGTCTGGTAGTAGCCCCCATGTACCCACGTTAGGACCGCTGTTTAACTATGCAGATGAAGGTATGTGCCTTATCAAAATGGTTTTTGATGAGGAGGGTGAGCCTGTGGACTTTATCTTTTTAGAGGTAAACCCCAACTTTGAGTCACATACAGGGCTGAAGGGTGTAGCGGGTAAGTCTATCCTTGAGTTAATTCCTGACTATGACGCTGATTCGCTTATTACCTATGGCCGGGTAGCTGAAAAGGGTGAGCCCGTTAAGTTTGAAAAATTTTCAGAGCACCTAGGTAAGCGATGGTTTTCCATCAATGCCTTTCCGGTGGGCTCCCGGGATTCGGGGCTTGTTGGGTTAGTGTTTAAGGATATTTCGGAATCTAAGTCAACTGAAATTGCTCTTGAGCAGAGCGAAGACCGGTTTCAGAATCTTTTTAATTCTATTTATGAAGGGTTTTGTGTAATCAAGGTACTATTTGATAAGCACCACAATGCTTATGATTATCAATTCATAGAATCAAATCCTGCTTTTACGAAGCATACGGGGCTGATAGATCCTGTAGGGAAAACAGCTCTTGAATTGGTTCCGAACCTGGAAAAACACTGGATAGAAACCTATGGAAGGGTGGCTACTACGGGGGAGCGCATTCGGTTTGAGCAGGGCTCTGAAGCATTGGGGAGGTGGTTTGATGTAGAAGCCTTTAGCGTGGGAAATGAGGGTTATGTAGCCCTGTTATTTACGGATATCACTAAAAGGAGGAAAGCTGAAATCGCACTGAAAGAAAGTGAAAAGCGATTTCGGACTTTTGCGGATACTGCACCGGCTCCGTTATGGGTCACAAATGCTCAAAGCAAGTGTACATTTATTAGCCAGGAGTGGACTGAGATTACGGGTATGCCTTATGAGGAATCACTGGGGTTTGGGTGGCTTGATGCTGTTCATCCGGATGATTTTGAAGAAATCAGGAAGGATTTTCTGGAGTATAACAGGCAGGAGGTTCCGTTTCGGCTGGAGTATAGGTTGAGGCTGAAGAGTGGTGAATACCATCATGTGATAGATGCAGGTAAGCCTACCTGGGATGATCAGGGAAAGTTTTCTGGGTATGTGGGATCTATCATAGATATAGACGACCGAAAAAAGGTGGAAGAGGCCCTTCGTGAAAATGAGGCACTGGTGAATACCACCATGGATCAATTACCGGTAGGTGTGTCAGTAGCCGCGGCGCCGAGTGGCGAACTACTCTTTCAAAATGAAGCAGCTAAGCAAATTCTCGGTCATGACAAGATCGAAACAAAAAATATAAGCGGATACTCTCGTTACCATGCTCTGCATAGGGATGGTACTCCCCTGAAATATAACGAATACCCTTTGGCAAAAGCTCTTAAAGGCATCGTTACTCAGCAGGAGGAGGTATTATATAGAAAAGGGGATGGCTCTCTGATTACCTTGATTATAAATTCTGCACCGGTACATGATGATAAGGGCCGGATCATAAGAGGGGTTAGCACTTTCCAGGATATTACTGAATTAAGACGTGCACGGGAGTCGGTAAAGCTTAGTGAGGCACATTTGAAGTTGATAATGGAAAGTGCGACTGACTATGCCATATTCACCATGGATACTGATCTTTACATAACGGATTGGAATGCAGGGGCTGAGCAGATAATAGGTTATGATAGGGAAGAGGTGATGGGTAAAAGTGGAAATATCATTTACCTTGATAATGGTGGTGAAGATAAACTAAGTAATAAAGCCAGAATAGCCCAGACAAAGGGAAAAGTAGAAAGTGAAGGTTGGTACCGGCGCAAGGATGGCAGCCGTTTTTATGGCCGGGGTACTATTATGCCGCTTAGAATTAAAGGGGAAGACTATCCTGGATATCTCAAGATTCTCACGGACTACTCAGAAAGACGGGAAATGGAAGAGGCACTGCGTCGGGCCAAAGAGGAGGCGGAAAAGGCCTCTAATGCCAAGGATGAGTTCCTTGCTCATATGAGCCACGAGATACGCACCCCTCTCAATGCGATCATAGGCTTGTCAAATCTTCTTATGCATAAAAATCAGGAAGGCCAGTTGGCAGAAGATATTAACACAATCAAATTCTCCGCTGATAATCTGCGTATGCTGGTGGATGACATTCTTGACTTCAGTAAAATACAAGCCGGCAAGATAGATATTGAGCATACTCCATTAGACTTAAGAAACCTTCTTCATAGCCTGGAAAAGGCGCATTCTCTTCGTGCAGATGAGCAGAACAACAAGCTGGTTCTGACTATTACTGATGATGTACCGGAGATCATCTGTACGGATTCCCTCAGGTTATCTCAAATAATTAATAACCTGCTTAGTAATGCTATCAAATTTACGGAAAACGGTCACGTATGGCTGAGTGTGAGGGTTTCCGCACAGGAAGATAAAACTGCATGGCTCGACTTTGAAGTAAAGGACACCGGATGTGGGATACCCGCTGATAAACAATCGCTAATTTTTGAGAAGTTTATTCAGGCAGACATCTCTACGGTACGTAATTATGGAGGCACCGGTCTTGGCTTGTCTATAACTAAGTTGCTTCTGGAGATAATGGGTAGCAGTATTCATGTTTCCAGTACTGTAGGTGAGGGCTCGTCATTTTATTTCAAGTTGCCAGTAGAGATTTGCCAGCCTGTCGAGAACCGTGATACTGATACTAAGGGACATGGGGAGGAAGCATCAGGAAAGCTGCGTCTCCTGATAGTGGAGGACTCTGAGATTAACCGGATGGTGCTTTTACAGTTCCTTGAACTTTGGGGTGAGTTTGAGACAGATGAGGCGATTAATGGTATGGAGGCGATGAATAAATGCGCCGCTTCTGTATACGATGTTATTCTCATGGATGTGCGCATGCCCATCATGGATGGATATCAGGCTGCGCAGAAAATTAAAAGTCAAAAGGATAACGCCAATGCCAGTACACCGATAATTGCTCTTACTGCTGACACCCCTGCCGAGCTAAAGAAGAATGCAGAGGCAAACTATTTTGATGATGTCATTACCAAGCCATTTGACCCCGAGGATCTGAGAGCAAAGATCTTTGCGCATGCGGCAAAAGACAGGGTTTCTGTTCCTGTGATTGCGTTGCCGGAGACCTATCCTTCCAGCAGAGGCTTTTTTAGCAAGAGGGTTACGCCAGAGCCTTCCTTACATAAGATAAATGAGCTGTTCAGGGGGAATATAGAAGGTATGAAGAGGTTAATCAGAAATACGCTTCATGATTTTGAAAGCTTGTATGATGAATACTTGCTGGCTTTGGAACAACAAAACCCTGGCTTGATGAAAGAGCTATTACACGTAAGGAAGCCGATGCTTGATTTGCTCGATTTGACCCAGGTTGTTCACCGGCTTGATAGCATAGAGGTAAGTGTCAGCCAGGGAGTAGACCAGGCTGGAATGGAGATACTAGTGGAAGAAAGTAAAACGCTTATGCGGAATGTAATCGACTCGGTTAGGTTGAAATTGGAGAAGCTTGAAGAAAGTTAG
- a CDS encoding acyl-CoA dehydrogenase family protein — protein MSDIMTPQASSKNKVLHDYSPSLNFYRSDVIFRHVISKELKPGTLEEINDRLEELGERAATEMDALSLQADKHGPELVKRNFLGETVDEIRFHPAYESLTRLAVKSGMFSLKWDPQYRERFGPERHRVGFAPGFLFTLVENGLYCPLCMTDGAARLVDKYCADEDRERLMPHIWTENAEDLYTGAMFLTEKAGGSDVGANLVKAVHEKDDYYRLYGEKWFCSNVNAEVIFALARTDDSVQGTRGLSIFLVEPTLPDGSKNDLNIVRLKDKLGVRSMASAECVMQGTLARRVGAEGEGFRIMTDMINLSRLYNSMSAIGMTRRGLVEAYTFLKHRHTFGAEALDHALVRGKLAELAALYNANFYMTWRAIRALDNADNGNESETHLLRLLTPMLKRCTAANSVYSIRESMELMGGMGYIEDGVIPKFMRDSMVLPIWEGAGNIMLLDMLRATAKSDGFKHLCTEISTTLAGWSHPQAAECLNLLQNLINLAAALTDKDADTMQYSAKPLFEKLTLLMQVSVLISYNDEVSSAWIEPSVNTLLRMLFPEGLGIQSPPDRGTVEKMVGWDIYK, from the coding sequence ATGTCGGACATAATGACACCGCAAGCTTCTTCAAAAAATAAAGTGCTGCATGACTACTCGCCTAGTCTGAATTTTTACCGTAGTGATGTGATCTTCCGGCATGTGATCTCTAAAGAACTTAAACCTGGTACGTTAGAAGAGATTAATGACCGACTGGAAGAGTTAGGTGAGAGGGCTGCCACTGAAATGGACGCCCTGAGTCTGCAAGCGGATAAGCATGGTCCTGAACTGGTGAAGAGGAATTTTCTGGGTGAAACAGTGGATGAGATACGTTTTCATCCGGCTTATGAATCGCTGACGCGCCTGGCTGTGAAATCAGGTATGTTTTCCCTGAAGTGGGACCCTCAATACAGGGAGCGTTTTGGGCCTGAGAGGCACCGGGTAGGCTTTGCGCCGGGCTTTTTGTTTACGCTGGTGGAAAATGGCCTTTACTGCCCGCTTTGCATGACGGACGGGGCGGCCAGGCTGGTAGACAAGTACTGTGCCGATGAGGACCGGGAGCGTCTTATGCCGCATATCTGGACAGAAAATGCAGAAGACCTTTATACGGGGGCTATGTTTCTCACTGAAAAGGCAGGTGGATCGGATGTAGGGGCCAACCTTGTTAAAGCGGTGCATGAAAAGGATGACTACTACCGCCTGTATGGTGAAAAGTGGTTTTGCAGTAATGTTAATGCTGAGGTCATATTTGCCCTGGCGCGTACGGATGATAGTGTGCAGGGGACCCGGGGTCTTTCTATATTTCTTGTGGAACCGACCCTGCCTGATGGTTCTAAGAATGACCTAAATATTGTACGGCTCAAAGACAAGTTGGGTGTACGAAGCATGGCCAGTGCGGAATGTGTCATGCAAGGTACGCTTGCCAGGCGTGTGGGTGCTGAGGGTGAAGGTTTCCGGATAATGACCGATATGATAAATCTGTCACGGCTGTATAATTCTATGTCAGCTATAGGAATGACGCGCAGAGGACTGGTAGAGGCCTATACTTTTTTGAAGCATCGCCATACCTTTGGTGCGGAAGCTCTGGACCATGCCTTGGTCAGGGGTAAACTGGCTGAGCTGGCTGCACTCTATAATGCAAACTTTTATATGACCTGGCGTGCTATCAGGGCACTTGACAATGCTGATAATGGTAATGAAAGCGAAACTCATTTGCTCCGGCTACTTACCCCTATGCTTAAGCGTTGTACGGCGGCTAACAGCGTGTACAGCATTCGTGAAAGTATGGAGCTGATGGGAGGCATGGGGTATATAGAGGATGGGGTAATCCCTAAGTTTATGCGGGATAGTATGGTATTGCCTATATGGGAGGGTGCTGGTAATATTATGCTGCTGGACATGCTACGGGCAACAGCCAAGTCGGATGGCTTTAAGCATCTGTGCACAGAAATAAGTACTACTCTTGCTGGTTGGTCGCATCCCCAGGCGGCTGAATGTCTTAATCTGCTTCAGAATCTGATTAACTTAGCTGCTGCTCTTACGGATAAAGATGCTGATACCATGCAGTATTCGGCAAAGCCCCTATTCGAAAAGCTGACCCTTCTTATGCAGGTCAGTGTGCTGATTTCCTATAATGATGAGGTCAGCTCAGCGTGGATTGAGCCTTCGGTAAATACCTTGCTAAGAATGCTTTTCCCGGAGGGGCTTGGCATTCAGAGTCCGCCGGACAGAGGGACTGTGGAAAAAATGGTTGGCTGGGACATTTATAAATAA
- a CDS encoding S8 family serine peptidase produces MKITKLTGWLLAGLTASFGFASCSEENVSPVEQPVVLQDNSVIPDQYIVVFKDQSTPGSRIGEPTFTDREEKKKYASDRRRTVNAHIEKVATEANIRQENILARYSAVMSGFSAKLTAEEVESLRNNPAVAYVEQDRVVTLDHDVEAVYTAEEYVKASGASSNAAQTTTCAISNAGGFGSGAGSNLFIWIVDTGIDLDHPDLNVNTQYGRAFVDGSPDDGNGHGTHVAGIAGAISNSIGVVGVSAGAPVVPVDVFGSSGSTSTSTIISGMDYVAQNDITGDVVNMSLGPRYRTGCSSTSAYRSALERLNDQSLIALAAGNSADDAAYYDPGCQNLTNVFTVASMTCSKGWSSFSNYGTPVDYIATGSSVTSTYRGGGYATISGTSMASPVIAGVLHQRGSAPRSCGTVSYGGRSYTIGCR; encoded by the coding sequence ATGAAAATAACAAAACTTACGGGCTGGTTATTGGCCGGACTCACAGCATCATTTGGCTTTGCCTCATGTAGCGAAGAAAATGTTTCACCGGTAGAACAGCCGGTTGTATTACAGGACAATTCGGTAATTCCTGACCAATATATTGTCGTGTTTAAAGATCAAAGTACGCCTGGTAGCCGGATTGGAGAACCAACATTTACAGACAGGGAAGAAAAGAAAAAATATGCTTCAGATCGCCGCCGTACGGTCAATGCCCACATTGAAAAGGTAGCCACCGAAGCCAACATCCGACAGGAGAATATACTGGCGCGTTATTCAGCCGTAATGAGCGGATTCTCCGCAAAACTCACTGCAGAAGAAGTAGAGAGCCTTCGTAACAACCCTGCCGTAGCCTATGTAGAACAAGACCGCGTAGTCACGCTGGACCATGACGTTGAAGCTGTATATACTGCAGAGGAGTATGTAAAAGCATCTGGTGCCTCATCCAACGCTGCTCAAACGACGACTTGTGCTATATCTAATGCCGGCGGCTTTGGTAGCGGTGCCGGAAGCAACCTGTTTATATGGATTGTAGATACCGGGATAGATCTAGACCACCCGGACCTGAATGTAAATACACAATATGGCAGAGCTTTCGTGGATGGCAGCCCGGATGATGGCAACGGACACGGTACTCATGTAGCAGGTATCGCAGGCGCCATAAGCAACTCAATAGGCGTAGTTGGTGTATCTGCAGGGGCTCCTGTAGTACCCGTGGATGTATTCGGCTCTTCAGGCAGCACCAGTACTTCCACAATTATTAGTGGTATGGATTATGTCGCTCAAAATGATATAACCGGAGATGTCGTTAATATGAGCCTCGGGCCGCGCTACCGCACAGGATGCTCTAGTACTAGTGCCTACCGCAGTGCGCTGGAAAGGCTGAATGACCAGTCACTTATCGCCCTGGCTGCCGGTAACTCTGCAGATGACGCAGCTTACTATGATCCGGGATGTCAGAATCTGACGAATGTATTTACAGTGGCCAGTATGACATGCAGCAAAGGGTGGTCTTCATTTTCAAATTATGGCACCCCTGTGGATTATATTGCAACCGGCAGTAGTGTTACCAGCACTTATCGCGGTGGTGGATATGCGACTATAAGCGGCACTTCAATGGCCTCTCCCGTCATTGCCGGTGTGCTTCACCAGCGTGGTAGCGCCCCCCGCAGTTGCGGTACCGTAAGCTATGGTGGCAGAAGTTACACTATCGGCTGTCGTTAA
- a CDS encoding phosphatase PAP2 family protein — protein sequence MSNAPRARQLHLSLYWFAAGIFPLTFLTKGDIVLYLNGLHTPFTDWFFKNATYLGDGIVFAPTIIACLFIRFRYAIIAAGAGLVHCVLVALCKRIVFGGVPRPAAWFTNADALHFVPHVQVHTHMSFPSGHTATAFALALFISLIGQNRWLTCFMLSMATVIGISRIYLLQHFYVDVYAGMVLGTFSTLLVWQLCHAFSFFNRTDARLTLGVSMPRPSHLSETKP from the coding sequence ATGTCTAACGCACCTCGGGCCCGGCAACTCCATCTATCACTTTATTGGTTTGCCGCCGGTATTTTTCCCCTTACCTTTTTAACTAAAGGGGATATTGTTTTGTATCTGAACGGATTGCACACGCCCTTTACAGATTGGTTTTTTAAGAACGCTACCTACCTAGGTGACGGAATAGTTTTCGCTCCCACCATCATCGCTTGTCTATTTATCAGGTTCCGGTACGCTATCATAGCCGCCGGTGCAGGTCTGGTACACTGTGTCCTGGTAGCATTGTGTAAGCGAATAGTATTTGGCGGTGTGCCTCGGCCGGCAGCATGGTTCACTAATGCCGATGCGCTTCATTTCGTGCCTCATGTGCAGGTTCATACCCACATGTCTTTTCCCAGCGGGCACACTGCCACTGCATTTGCACTCGCTCTCTTTATTAGTTTGATAGGGCAAAACCGCTGGCTTACATGCTTCATGCTCAGCATGGCTACTGTAATAGGCATTTCACGGATCTATTTGCTACAGCATTTTTATGTGGATGTGTATGCCGGTATGGTGCTGGGTACTTTCTCTACCCTCTTGGTATGGCAGCTTTGTCATGCTTTTTCATTTTTCAACCGTACTGATGCAAGGCTTACACTTGGTGTGAGCATGCCCCGTCCTTCTCACTTATCTGAAACCAAGCCCTGA